Proteins co-encoded in one Armatimonadota bacterium genomic window:
- a CDS encoding RNA methyltransferase, translating into MTPPRISSTHHPLVQTCKRLAAHRHPDRDGRILLDGPRLIEAALDAGAPLEAALFAPEAALSATHRAVARLREAGIPVYQATARVVQAASEVTTSQGLVAIGRTPRPRPEFELVREPELVLLVADRVQDPGNVGTMVRTAVAAGATAFATTEGTADPFAPKALRATMGAAFALPMVQIGRARLQEFLRAARPAIYIADPRGTLVYTEVPWQPPLVIVVGNETSGPHPSWPDMGQLVRIPLYGPVESLNVAVAAGLLLYEVARRVRGHGGG; encoded by the coding sequence GTGACGCCGCCGCGGATCAGCTCGACGCACCACCCGCTGGTCCAGACATGCAAGCGCCTGGCCGCGCACCGCCACCCCGACCGGGACGGCCGCATCCTCCTCGACGGCCCGCGCCTGATCGAGGCGGCGCTCGACGCCGGCGCGCCCCTGGAGGCGGCGCTGTTCGCGCCGGAAGCGGCCCTCTCGGCGACGCACCGGGCGGTAGCGCGCCTGCGGGAGGCCGGCATCCCGGTCTACCAGGCGACCGCCCGCGTGGTGCAGGCCGCCAGCGAGGTCACCACGAGCCAGGGCCTGGTGGCCATCGGCCGCACGCCGCGGCCACGGCCCGAGTTCGAGCTCGTCCGCGAGCCCGAGCTGGTCCTGCTGGTGGCCGACCGCGTGCAGGATCCCGGGAACGTGGGCACCATGGTGCGCACCGCCGTGGCGGCGGGCGCCACGGCCTTCGCCACCACCGAAGGCACGGCCGACCCGTTCGCCCCCAAGGCGCTGCGGGCCACCATGGGCGCCGCCTTCGCCCTGCCCATGGTCCAGATCGGCCGCGCGCGCCTGCAGGAGTTCCTGCGCGCTGCGCGCCCCGCGATCTACATCGCCGACCCGCGCGGCACGCTCGTCTACACCGAGGTGCCCTGGCAGCCCCCGCTGGTGATCGTCGTGGGGAACGAGACGTCCGGTCCGCATCCGAGCTGGCCGGACATGGGCCAGCTGGTGCGCATTCCCCTCTATGGCCCGGTGGAGTCGCTGAACGTCGCGGTGGCCGCCGGGCTGCTGCTCTACGAGGTCGCACGGCGCGTGCGCGGGCACGGAGGTGGGTAG
- the pheS gene encoding phenylalanine--tRNA ligase subunit alpha produces the protein MRIDEQLDELDRLVADALARLDAAQTPDALEALRREVLGRRGRLAALMKLLPALPPEQRATAGARLNAARARLDAALAARRAALAGQATAAQLAAEALDVTLPGRRGPLGRRHVLRRTLEEIERIFIGLGFEVVEGPEVETEEFNFERLNMPADHPARDTQDTFYLGGDRLLRTQTTAVDVRVMLERRPPMRILTFGRCYRRDAMDATHMPVFHQVDGFMVGEGITFADLKGVLAAFAREMFGPQARTRFQPSYFPFTEPSAELAVTFEGRWLELGGCGMFHPRVLELAGIDPERYTAFAFGLGIDRPAMVRYGIPDIRLFWENDLRMLEQF, from the coding sequence ATGCGGATCGACGAGCAGCTCGACGAGCTCGACCGGCTGGTAGCGGACGCGCTGGCACGCCTGGACGCCGCGCAGACGCCCGACGCGCTGGAGGCCCTGCGCCGCGAGGTGCTGGGGCGGCGCGGCCGGCTGGCCGCGCTGATGAAGCTGCTGCCCGCACTGCCTCCGGAGCAGCGGGCCACCGCCGGGGCGCGTCTCAACGCGGCCCGCGCCCGGCTGGACGCGGCCCTGGCCGCCCGGCGCGCGGCGCTCGCCGGGCAGGCGACCGCTGCCCAGCTGGCCGCCGAAGCCCTGGACGTGACCCTGCCAGGTCGTCGGGGACCGCTGGGCCGGCGGCACGTGCTCCGTCGCACGCTGGAGGAGATCGAACGGATCTTCATCGGGCTCGGCTTCGAGGTCGTCGAGGGGCCGGAGGTCGAGACCGAGGAGTTCAACTTCGAGCGCCTGAACATGCCCGCCGACCATCCCGCACGCGATACCCAGGACACCTTCTACCTCGGTGGCGACCGGCTGCTGCGCACCCAGACCACGGCGGTGGACGTCCGCGTGATGCTGGAGCGCCGCCCGCCCATGCGCATCCTGACCTTCGGGCGGTGCTACCGGCGCGACGCCATGGACGCGACCCACATGCCGGTCTTCCATCAGGTGGACGGCTTCATGGTCGGCGAGGGCATCACGTTCGCGGACCTGAAGGGCGTGCTGGCCGCCTTCGCCCGGGAGATGTTCGGCCCGCAGGCGCGCACCCGCTTCCAGCCCAGCTACTTTCCGTTCACGGAACCCAGCGCCGAGCTGGCCGTCACCTTCGAAGGCCGCTGGCTCGAGCTGGGCGGGTGCGGGATGTTCCACCCGCGCGTGCTGGAGCTGGCGGGCATCGACCCGGAGCGCTACACCGCGTTCGCTTTCGGGCTGGGCATCGACCGGCCGGCGATGGTGCGCTATGGCATTCCCGACATCCGCCTGTTCTGGGAGAACGACCTGCGGATGCTGGAGCAGTTCTGA
- a CDS encoding TrkA family potassium uptake protein has product MAEFAVIGMGRFGRSVAVTLQQLGHRVLAMDKDEERLRRVAEEVTHAVQLDATDAEALRGVGITNFDAVVVAIGNYIQESILTTLVLKELGCKKVVAKAVDDLQARVLEKVGADLIVRPEKEMGVRVAHLLSSPSLVDYLEVSPTFSIEEISVSTRLEGRTLRDLDLRGRFGVSVLLIRRDGQLLISPPAETVLRAGDVLVVVGENRQLSKLESSL; this is encoded by the coding sequence ATGGCAGAGTTCGCAGTGATCGGCATGGGGCGCTTTGGCCGGAGCGTGGCGGTGACGCTGCAGCAGCTGGGCCATCGGGTGCTGGCCATGGACAAGGACGAGGAGCGGCTGCGCCGGGTGGCAGAGGAAGTGACGCACGCCGTCCAGCTCGACGCCACCGACGCCGAGGCGCTGCGCGGGGTGGGCATCACCAACTTCGATGCCGTGGTGGTGGCCATCGGGAACTACATCCAGGAGAGCATCCTCACCACCCTGGTGCTCAAGGAGCTGGGGTGCAAGAAGGTGGTCGCCAAGGCGGTGGACGACCTCCAGGCGCGCGTGCTCGAGAAGGTGGGGGCCGACCTCATCGTGCGCCCCGAAAAGGAGATGGGGGTGCGCGTCGCGCACCTCCTGTCGTCGCCCAGCCTGGTCGACTACCTGGAAGTCTCCCCGACGTTCTCCATCGAGGAGATCAGCGTCTCGACCCGCCTCGAGGGCCGCACGCTCCGCGACCTCGACCTGCGCGGCCGGTTCGGGGTCAGCGTGCTGTTGATCCGTCGGGACGGGCAGCTGTTGATCTCGCCGCCCGCGGAGACGGTGCTGCGCGCCGGGGACGTGCTGGTGGTCGTGGGCGAGAACCGCCAGCTCAGCAAGCTCGAGTCCAGCCTGTGA